A portion of the Edaphobacter lichenicola genome contains these proteins:
- a CDS encoding TolC family protein: MAMQQNRRLKLANLSVAESETKRSIARSDYYPHISNQSTALYLTQLEGVVIPAGAFGSPTLTGPIPSQSLRLGQGAQAAYTSGTGLVQPFTQMFKIHAGDRAATADVQIARINETDAENSISLLVHQLYFNILTAQAHLDAAKRSASAASINESENTQAVTEGKSLDVATLQAHAAYLDRQQTVLTQQLAIDDAMLQFDDVLGLPLGTRLILDGESLGLPPMLPSRSEAIAAFKASNTKVLSARQTVEKAKAAVSAAHDAYIPDISGMARYSYQSGVPFLVHNFGTFGGLVSYDLFDGGAREAKLKQAKIELQMAETQLQQTESDVAIQISAAYDKTEQLQQLVSVVDEALTARIEASRISAQRVAQDAELASSAAKDDAAVYDTKASLLEARLGLFFAEDNILQMLGHRP, from the coding sequence ATGGCCATGCAGCAAAATCGCCGTCTCAAACTTGCCAATCTATCGGTGGCCGAGAGCGAGACGAAACGGAGCATCGCTCGATCGGACTACTATCCGCATATCAGCAATCAGTCGACAGCTCTTTATCTCACGCAGCTTGAGGGTGTTGTCATTCCTGCCGGAGCATTTGGAAGTCCAACCCTTACAGGTCCCATTCCCAGTCAGTCACTCCGGCTTGGCCAGGGCGCGCAGGCAGCTTATACAAGCGGCACGGGCCTGGTCCAACCGTTCACGCAGATGTTCAAGATTCATGCAGGCGATCGAGCGGCAACAGCGGATGTTCAAATCGCTCGCATCAACGAAACCGATGCGGAAAATTCAATCTCGCTGCTCGTCCATCAGCTGTATTTCAACATCCTCACGGCACAGGCGCATCTGGATGCTGCAAAACGGTCCGCGTCCGCGGCTTCTATCAACGAATCGGAGAACACACAGGCAGTCACCGAGGGCAAGTCCCTCGATGTGGCGACCTTGCAGGCACACGCTGCCTATCTTGATCGTCAACAAACCGTGCTTACCCAACAACTCGCGATTGATGATGCGATGCTCCAGTTCGATGATGTCCTTGGGTTGCCACTCGGAACCAGATTGATTCTTGACGGCGAGTCCTTGGGACTACCGCCGATGCTGCCTTCTCGTTCCGAGGCGATTGCTGCGTTCAAAGCAAGTAACACCAAAGTGCTGTCTGCCAGGCAAACAGTGGAGAAGGCAAAGGCTGCGGTGTCCGCCGCACACGACGCTTATATTCCCGATATCAGTGGAATGGCGCGCTATAGCTATCAGAGCGGCGTTCCATTCCTGGTCCACAACTTCGGTACCTTCGGAGGGTTGGTCAGCTACGACCTCTTCGACGGCGGCGCGCGGGAGGCAAAGCTCAAACAGGCGAAGATTGAACTGCAAATGGCAGAGACTCAACTGCAACAGACAGAGTCGGACGTTGCTATCCAGATCTCTGCGGCTTACGACAAAACCGAGCAGCTTCAACAGCTCGTGTCTGTCGTAGACGAGGCTCTCACGGCTAGAATCGAAGCCTCTCGGATCAGCGCTCAGCGAGTAGCGCAAGATGCGGAACTGGCATCCAGTGCCGCCAAGGATGACGCGGCCGTGTATGACACAAAGGCATCTTTGTTGGAAGCAAGGTTAGGTCTCTTTTTCGCTGAGGACAATATCCTGCAAATGCTGGGTCATCGTCCGTGA
- a CDS encoding HAD family hydrolase, with product MVEAVLSDIDGTLVESNWLHAAAWRDAFAVIDIPLDIETLRKQIGKGGDQLIPVFVPWWKRPMVEEPLKTYRSFLFHQDYFAQVKPFARVRDLFLRFKQSGIRTALASSTDKADLDTYMKIANISDPDLTSNESDVLTRSPLASAFPKREAKKINPENLAHDSIPNK from the coding sequence ATGGTAGAAGCCGTCCTCTCCGACATAGACGGAACCCTCGTCGAAAGCAACTGGCTCCACGCCGCCGCATGGAGAGACGCCTTCGCCGTCATCGACATCCCCCTCGACATCGAAACCCTCCGCAAACAGATCGGCAAAGGCGGCGACCAACTCATCCCCGTCTTCGTCCCCTGGTGGAAACGCCCCATGGTCGAGGAGCCCCTCAAGACCTACCGCAGCTTCCTCTTCCATCAAGACTACTTCGCGCAGGTCAAACCCTTCGCCCGCGTGCGCGACCTCTTCCTCCGCTTCAAACAATCCGGAATCCGCACCGCCCTCGCCTCCTCCACCGACAAAGCCGACCTCGACACCTACATGAAGATCGCCAACATCTCCGACCCAGATCTAACTTCGAACGAATCCGACGTTCTCACAAGATCCCCTCTAGCCTCCGCATTCCCAAAACGGGAAGCCAAAAAAATAAACCCCGAAAACCTGGCGCACGATTCCATCCCGAATAAGTGA
- a CDS encoding class I SAM-dependent methyltransferase — MQCIDQSSKHEALNIGESFGPVAGFVYRRAVHSISASFDPYHPVRIGETQVSEGERSCADRWAIIESEINASKAVTMLDIGCAEGFFVEKAASVCGCLSLGVDGDVRRLSLAHASVLLNGVKGAGFIYADISPALISRLPVSDLVLFQSVLHHIMYNQGVDYAREIMAALRLKVGKVLIFDMGQSDETNNTWAKSLPDMGPDPHAWIEQFLRSAGYTSVEKVGDTDSYRSATKRALFRLTT; from the coding sequence ATGCAATGTATCGACCAATCTTCCAAACATGAAGCTCTCAACATCGGGGAATCATTCGGGCCAGTAGCGGGTTTCGTCTACCGCCGGGCAGTACACAGCATCTCGGCAAGCTTCGATCCATATCATCCCGTTCGAATCGGCGAAACCCAGGTCAGCGAGGGTGAGCGCTCCTGTGCCGATCGCTGGGCCATCATCGAAAGCGAAATAAACGCCAGCAAGGCCGTTACCATGCTCGACATCGGCTGTGCGGAGGGATTCTTCGTCGAAAAAGCTGCGTCCGTGTGTGGTTGTCTTTCCCTCGGAGTCGATGGTGACGTGCGCCGTCTCTCTCTCGCTCACGCCTCCGTTCTGCTCAACGGCGTCAAAGGCGCAGGGTTCATCTACGCCGACATCTCGCCCGCTCTCATCTCACGCCTGCCTGTATCGGACCTCGTGCTGTTCCAATCCGTCCTGCATCACATCATGTACAACCAGGGCGTCGACTACGCACGAGAGATCATGGCCGCCCTTCGTCTAAAGGTTGGCAAGGTCTTGATCTTCGACATGGGCCAGAGCGATGAGACCAACAACACCTGGGCCAAGAGCCTCCCGGACATGGGACCAGACCCCCACGCCTGGATCGAACAGTTCCTAAGATCCGCCGGCTACACCTCCGTCGAAAAGGTAGGAGACACCGACTCCTACCGCAGCGCAACCAAGCGAGCACTCTTCCGCCTCACCACCTAA
- a CDS encoding TIGR04255 family protein produces the protein MAEKMSNPPIFFAASQVTFNEIRGMEKFVDAIQEKMRAKKYVDFSRGEQKTFQINAASPDPSLQQSQTTRWQFVNFEKTSGYVLLPNSLFFQTTDYETSDELRHSLLQGLEIVHEIVGLDYVQAIGLRTLDAIIPRENETVATYLKSNLLGFSQTFKGTLRHTMTETVIQKEGGVLVARVVILGPESSGLGVPFDLYPIQLKMMDRFQTVKGMHAVLDNDRTQQDRFKFDLHEIEKRFTALKEDLTDAFYAGITQTAEDTWRRTSI, from the coding sequence ATGGCTGAAAAAATGTCTAACCCGCCAATCTTTTTTGCGGCTTCCCAAGTTACCTTCAATGAAATCCGCGGTATGGAAAAGTTCGTAGACGCTATCCAAGAAAAGATGCGTGCTAAAAAGTACGTCGACTTCAGTCGCGGAGAGCAAAAAACTTTTCAAATCAACGCGGCCTCGCCAGATCCTAGCCTTCAGCAGTCCCAAACCACTCGGTGGCAGTTTGTCAATTTCGAAAAGACATCGGGCTACGTGTTGCTTCCGAACAGCCTTTTTTTTCAAACGACAGACTACGAAACGTCAGATGAGCTAAGGCACTCGCTCCTTCAAGGGCTTGAGATAGTTCATGAGATTGTTGGGCTGGATTATGTACAAGCTATCGGACTGAGAACGTTAGACGCGATCATTCCTAGAGAGAACGAAACTGTAGCAACCTATCTCAAATCGAATTTACTTGGCTTCTCTCAAACATTTAAAGGAACGCTTCGCCACACCATGACCGAAACAGTAATTCAGAAAGAAGGGGGCGTTCTCGTAGCAAGGGTAGTGATTCTGGGACCGGAAAGCAGTGGGCTTGGAGTGCCTTTCGATCTTTACCCCATTCAGTTGAAGATGATGGATCGGTTTCAGACCGTCAAGGGAATGCACGCAGTATTAGATAATGACAGAACTCAACAAGATCGCTTCAAATTCGATCTGCACGAAATCGAGAAACGGTTTACCGCTTTGAAAGAAGATCTAACAGACGCTTTCTATGCTGGCATCACTCAAACAGCAGAAGACACCTGGAGAAGAACGTCTATATGA
- a CDS encoding helix-turn-helix domain-containing protein, whose protein sequence is MTTTCITPRLPEITTRVASSAVLLAPLYLILAGTAGTYSSQAVVGLADFSPTPIIRVVGRKSHKNYRSTAESLLKVRDTFGFKMSELAEIFGVSRTAAYDWLNGSTPKAEIAMRIETLALYADSLRESENNFGVAPSRRPALISGRALVKGIKTGQSFEESLESLKQISALPQKSRFEMLGSQRAREQKSTTIDEILTPAIFERA, encoded by the coding sequence ATGACGACAACTTGTATTACCCCGCGTCTCCCTGAGATCACAACACGAGTTGCTAGTTCGGCTGTACTACTAGCGCCGCTTTACTTGATATTGGCGGGAACAGCAGGAACGTATAGCTCACAAGCCGTAGTGGGACTAGCGGATTTCTCTCCGACGCCGATTATTCGTGTAGTGGGAAGAAAATCACATAAGAATTATCGGAGCACTGCCGAAAGCCTTCTAAAGGTTCGCGATACATTCGGTTTCAAAATGTCAGAACTCGCAGAGATCTTCGGCGTCTCAAGAACCGCAGCTTACGATTGGCTCAACGGAAGCACGCCAAAGGCAGAAATAGCAATGAGGATTGAAACACTCGCTTTGTACGCTGATTCTCTTAGAGAATCAGAAAATAACTTTGGCGTTGCGCCTTCTAGGCGGCCGGCTCTTATTTCGGGTCGCGCTCTCGTCAAAGGAATTAAGACAGGACAAAGCTTCGAAGAAAGTCTGGAATCGCTCAAGCAAATCTCGGCACTTCCTCAGAAATCTCGATTCGAAATGCTCGGATCGCAAAGGGCACGGGAACAAAAATCCACTACGATCGATGAGATTTTAACTCCGGCCATCTTTGAGCGCGCCTAA
- a CDS encoding phosphotransferase has product MAVLHTVLGAISPAVYRDSTVFIPCGRSIRGELRLAQPATSKAVRDSLVHGIPAFVLKGKLNQVTDFFRLDPASEVRVILANSGLFVCFGQLNHQDVVAYATNLPQYRRSIEHQFHGIGLGRKVLGSLAPEIILKGVDRMIVSRLPGTPVRIKKLTETELQNVIMTGLGPLLQIFSTSPVRRGGGDQAMIATTLNFLQNHPHVAKIPGACEYLSSWDRSNLPVVPVHGDYWADNLLLQNDQVSGVVDWDRSRELGSLGFDALTLGFMSYAMWADRVYLSDLLSDIWRPKENWRYPWLHEYTETVRTAFSLTQDDVKGVAVLLWMSTLMFNKDNQDQEFINAMYRPIFQT; this is encoded by the coding sequence ATGGCAGTCTTGCACACCGTCCTCGGGGCCATCTCCCCGGCTGTCTATCGAGATTCCACGGTCTTTATTCCTTGCGGCCGCAGCATCCGCGGAGAACTCCGCCTCGCCCAACCCGCCACATCGAAGGCAGTCCGCGACTCGCTCGTCCACGGAATCCCCGCGTTCGTCCTCAAGGGGAAGCTGAACCAGGTTACTGACTTCTTCCGGCTCGACCCGGCATCTGAGGTCCGCGTCATCCTTGCGAACTCCGGACTGTTTGTCTGTTTTGGCCAGCTCAATCATCAGGATGTCGTGGCCTATGCGACCAATCTTCCCCAGTACCGGCGTTCCATCGAACACCAGTTCCACGGCATCGGCCTTGGCCGCAAGGTGCTTGGTTCGCTCGCGCCGGAGATCATCCTCAAGGGCGTCGATCGTATGATCGTCTCTCGCCTTCCCGGCACCCCGGTCCGCATCAAAAAGCTGACCGAAACCGAGCTCCAGAACGTTATCATGACGGGTCTTGGCCCGCTCCTGCAGATCTTCTCGACCAGCCCTGTGAGACGAGGCGGCGGCGATCAGGCGATGATCGCAACCACGCTGAACTTTCTCCAGAATCACCCTCACGTCGCAAAGATTCCGGGAGCTTGCGAGTACCTGAGCAGCTGGGACCGATCAAATCTGCCCGTCGTTCCCGTTCACGGAGACTACTGGGCCGACAATCTCCTCCTTCAAAACGATCAGGTAAGCGGAGTCGTCGACTGGGACCGTTCCAGAGAACTCGGCAGCCTTGGCTTCGACGCCCTGACCCTGGGTTTTATGAGCTATGCGATGTGGGCCGATCGAGTTTACCTCTCCGATCTTCTCTCCGACATCTGGCGGCCAAAGGAAAACTGGCGCTATCCCTGGCTTCACGAATACACCGAAACCGTTCGCACAGCCTTCTCGCTCACGCAGGATGATGTCAAAGGGGTGGCCGTCCTGTTATGGATGAGCACGTTGATGTTCAACAAAGACAACCAGGATCAGGAGTTTATTAATGCAATGTATCGACCAATCTTCCAAACATGA